The proteins below are encoded in one region of Clostridium fermenticellae:
- a CDS encoding pyridoxal-phosphate-dependent aminotransferase family protein encodes MKVPYIMTPGPTQVRENVRLARGIECTNPDLDLRFYDFYRDTCDKIGCLLNTKNRVRILNGEGIIALESACASLTEKGDRVLVIDNGIFGEGFADFVRLYGGEVVFFKGDRTRGIDIGKLEKFLNGDSDFKYATVVHCDTPSGVLNDISKICPLLKEKGILTVVDSVSAIGGEEVKVDDWNIDIVLGASQKCISAPPGLAIVSISEDAIKAMKSRETPVASFYCNLLIWENYYDNKWFPYTQPSSDIVGFSVALDNLLADKNVFERHSKIAEGVRYVIRESGLKLYLKDSFSSTVTVINTPDNVDNKKVIEYMYNTYNILIAGAFDYLDGKVFRIGHMGENARLDKVAYALFAFQRSLKYFGVELKCDLSKKFLERF; translated from the coding sequence ATGAAAGTTCCATATATTATGACACCTGGTCCGACGCAAGTTAGAGAAAATGTTAGGTTAGCAAGAGGTATTGAGTGTACAAATCCAGATCTAGATTTGAGATTTTATGATTTCTACAGAGATACATGTGATAAAATAGGCTGTCTTTTAAATACTAAAAATAGAGTAAGGATATTAAATGGAGAAGGTATAATAGCATTAGAATCTGCTTGTGCATCTTTAACTGAAAAAGGTGATAGGGTCTTAGTAATTGATAACGGAATATTTGGAGAAGGATTTGCTGATTTTGTAAGATTATATGGAGGTGAGGTTGTATTTTTTAAGGGAGATAGAACTAGAGGTATAGATATTGGTAAATTAGAAAAATTCTTAAATGGAGACAGTGATTTTAAATATGCTACAGTGGTTCATTGTGATACCCCGTCAGGTGTTTTAAATGATATTTCAAAAATATGCCCTCTTTTAAAAGAAAAAGGTATTTTAACGGTTGTTGATAGTGTATCTGCTATTGGCGGAGAGGAAGTTAAGGTTGATGACTGGAATATAGATATTGTATTAGGAGCCTCACAAAAATGTATATCTGCACCTCCTGGACTTGCAATAGTAAGTATTAGTGAAGATGCAATCAAAGCTATGAAATCAAGGGAAACCCCAGTAGCATCATTTTATTGTAATCTGCTTATATGGGAAAATTATTATGATAATAAGTGGTTTCCATATACACAACCTTCAAGTGATATAGTTGGATTTAGTGTTGCATTGGATAATTTACTTGCGGATAAGAATGTATTTGAAAGACATAGTAAAATAGCAGAAGGTGTGAGATATGTCATACGAGAATCAGGATTAAAATTATATTTAAAAGATAGTTTTTCAAGTACTGTGACAGTTATAAATACTCCAGACAATGTGGATAATAAAAAGGTAATAGAGTATATGTATAATACTTATAATATACTTATAGCTGGGGCATTTGATTATTTGGATGGTAAAGTTTTTAGAATAGGTCATATGGGTGAAAACGCAAGATTAGATAAAGTTGCTTATGCTTTATTTGCATTTCAAAGATCGCTTAAATATTTTGGAGTTGAATTAAAATGTGATTTAAGTAAAAAATTTTTAGAGAGATTTTAA